DNA sequence from the Actinomycetota bacterium genome:
TGACCGAGTACGGGGGGTCCGATCCGGTATCCAAATTTGAGAGCCAACCACTTTTGACCGAGCTTTTCAAGGGTCATGGTTTTAGCATCGAATTCAAAGAAGACCGCGGCCATACTTTATCCCTGAAGGACGTAAAGGAAACTAAGCGAATTACCGCTAAGAGCACGGCATCGTGTATGATGTGCAAGACTCCGACCGCGCCAAAACTCGTCGCGGAAATGGGAATCGACTTCTACAAACAGCCCTTTTCTGAAATGATAAAAAAAGCCGAGCATCCCATCGTCTGTGCGGATTGTCATGATCCAAAAACCATGCAACTGAGGGCGGTGCGTCAGCCTTTTATTAAGGCAATGGAGCGGAGGGGTGTTGATATCAGTAAGGCCGGCAGGCAAGAGATGCGTTCTTATGTTTGCGCGCAGTGCCACGTCGAGTATTACTTCGAGCGTGACACCAAGGAAGTAACCTTCCCCTGGGATAAAGGTTTTACGCCCGATGAGATGGAGTCGTATTACGAGGAGGTTGAACCCGGCTTCTCAGACTGGGAACACCCGGATTCCAAGGCCCCGATGATAAAGGCGCAGCATCCCGAATTCGAGGCTTTCCAGAACAGCACGCATGCAAGTGCGGGATTGGCGTGTGCGGATTGTCATATGCCCTACATGAAGGTCGGCAAGAACAAAATCTCCTCTCACCAGTGGACCAGTCCCCTCAAGACCATCTCCCAGAGTTGCGGTACCTGCCACCGCCAAGGGGAAGATTGGCTCAAGGAAAGGGTCAACTACATCCAGTCAAAGACCTTCAATCTATTACTAGAAGCGCAAGCCGCCTCAAATGACGCCCACAAGGCGGTACAAAAAGCCCTCTCCGTGCGGGGCGCGGATGAAAAATTAATTAAAGACGCCCAGGTGCTTGTGGTAAGGGGTCAGTGGAGATGGGATTATGTGGCCGCGGAAAACAGCACCGGCTTCCATAACCCAGTATTACTTATTGAAACACTCGGCAAATCGATCGATCAATCCAGGCAAGCCCAGATATTGGCCGAGGGGGCTATTGCGGGGGCGAAACAGTAGAAAAAAGAAGGCTGTTTTCTTTGCTTTGTGCCGGAGACGGGCGTGACGGTGGAGTAGAACATCGCCGCGGCTGATTTAGTGTCAACAAAAATTTAGGCAAAGCTCACGGCTTTGATATTATTGTTCGCGTCAGTGGACTTGGGCGGTGTCTCCGAGGATGTTGACGACCGTTCCGTAGGGCTCGGACATGTCGCGCAGTTTCTTGAGGATGGATGTCGCGGCGCAGCCGGCGGCGATGCTCGGCTTGCCGTTGTAGTCGATGACGACGGGAACGACTTCGGCGCCGACTATCATGCCTTTTGCGAGCGATAGTTTCAGAATAAAGGTCTCGTTATAGTCGATGGACCCGGGGGCGAAGATGAAGTCGCCCATGTTGTACGCGATTAACTTGCCGTTGTAGAGTTCGATGCCGTGCATCGCGCGTGGATGGTGTCCCATGACTATATCGGCGCCCGAGTCTATGGCCTTACGGGCGAATCTGCGCCGGCTTTCGCCGACGGCGTCTCCGAACTCCTCGCCCCAGTGACAAGATATGATAAGGTAGTCGCTTTCCATAGCGGCCTCGCGGATGATGGTGCTTATCTCACTTCGCTCCGGGAAGCCCGCCGTTCCGGCTTTATCGCTCGTAGCGAGTTCGCCATCGGCGGTTACGTCGGAAAAAGCCAGGAGCGCGACTTTCTTACCCTTAACCTTCATTATCGTACCGGTATATGCTTCCTGGGAATTGTTGCCGGCTCCGGCACTCGCTATTCCCGCCAGGTTGAGTGCGTTTACAGTGCTTCGCAGGCCGTTATCGCCGAAGTACATTATGCGGTCGTTAGCGAGCGAAACCAGATTTATG
Encoded proteins:
- a CDS encoding ammonia-forming cytochrome c nitrite reductase subunit c552; its protein translation is MRKWVALLLSTLILLTLVAVIGCGNREADVASTTPVSFSIPKDELDPAVWGKAFPDHYASYLKNNEGGMTEYGGSDPVSKFESQPLLTELFKGHGFSIEFKEDRGHTLSLKDVKETKRITAKSTASCMMCKTPTAPKLVAEMGIDFYKQPFSEMIKKAEHPIVCADCHDPKTMQLRAVRQPFIKAMERRGVDISKAGRQEMRSYVCAQCHVEYYFERDTKEVTFPWDKGFTPDEMESYYEEVEPGFSDWEHPDSKAPMIKAQHPEFEAFQNSTHASAGLACADCHMPYMKVGKNKISSHQWTSPLKTISQSCGTCHRQGEDWLKERVNYIQSKTFNLLLEAQAASNDAHKAVQKALSVRGADEKLIKDAQVLVVRGQWRWDYVAAENSTGFHNPVLLIETLGKSIDQSRQAQILAEGAIAGAKQ
- a CDS encoding CapA family protein gives rise to the protein MRIDDFEEEQSQPKSSNLSRTRQKQIQKELVKRYGAKTLKLAWLLVPPVILAAAYLKSEPAQTVADKPRSASAVTTEAPVKKVAITTTTTLAAITSTTIGQPVVEEETTETIFFLGLGNTSFGGQVGEMIKDKGVEEPFSDISTALKNGDVVFGNLESALAPGTSPSDDKSYYMRGTPEAAKGMKAAGINLVSLANDRIMYFGDNGLRSTVNALNLAGIASAGAGNNSQEAYTGTIMKVKGKKVALLAFSDVTADGELATSDKAGTAGFPERSEISTIIREAAMESDYLIISCHWGEEFGDAVGESRRRFARKAIDSGADIVMGHHPRAMHGIELYNGKLIAYNMGDFIFAPGSIDYNETFILKLSLAKGMIVGAEVVPVVIDYNGKPSIAAGCAATSILKKLRDMSEPYGTVVNILGDTAQVH